The genomic DNA catggctaagaagcttGGGTTTCCATATCCAGGGGAGTGTCTTTCGCCTTTATTTGGCCCGGTCCCTCCGGCCTTTCCTCGggggtcctccctccctccctccttcctgcctaCCTTGCCGGTAGTAGAGTCCGGTGACGGTGTTGCCGTAGACCCGCCAGGCCACCTGGATGCCTAGGAGGCTCACCACCAGCCAGAGCAGGAGCAGCTGGAAGAGGGCGGCGCGAAGGTCCTGGGCCTCCCAGTCCGAGAGGAACTCCTGCCCGAGCCAGGTGAGGGCCCGCAGAGCCCGCGAGGCCGCCTCCCACTCCCCGGCCGGGGACGACGACGACGAGGGCGGCGGGGACGACGCTTCCTCCGCAGCAGCCATCATACTCTGCTCCGCCTCAGCAGAGGAGACACGCTCCTGCGCCACAAACTGTCACCGCGGAGCCCCACTGCGCAGGCGCAAAGGGAGGGAGGCCCCGCCCCATTTTGCAAGTCCCCGGATAGCAGCgcgagcccccccccccccccccccccccccccccgggtttcgCTTCCTGGTTGTTTTTGGCCCTTTGGAGGCTCCGTCGTAGCAGCCAAGGCAGCGCCTGCgcaagaatgcagtttgacgtcACTCTTAAAGCTGCtgctgccctggtggcgcagtggttaaatgcctgtactgcagccacttgcccacaaaccacaaggttgcgagttcaataccagcccagggatttagggttgactcagcctgccatccttctgaagtggctaaaatgagtaccttaGATTAtgcattgtaaattgcttagggagtgctaaatGAAGCTACTatggcaccatgctatggaatcctgggaattgtagtttgttgtggccccagagctctctgaccacaACAAATACCTCCGTGATGGTTGTATGCCTTGGTTTTCATTTATAgatccaaaacaccctgcaggaATAATGccctttgactccactttaactgccctggttcagtgctagggaatcctgggagctgtagtttgttgtggcaccagagttctctctgacagagaaggctcaatgtctcacaaaactacagctcccaggattccctggcatttaaaagccacagcatttaaagcagcctcaaaactggattatttctgcagtgtgttttgggccaagaggtgaccttaaggagaacctgtcttggggttttcttggcaagtttcctcagtcAGAGGGGGTTTAcagtggccatcctctgaggctgagagagtgtgactttgcccaaagGCACCCAATAGGTttcgtggtctccagagtcctagtccaacactcaaaccgctaggccacactggctcacaaaaTAGTCCACAAAAACACAAATCTCAGATTTCCATTGCATTTAGCCAAGGCAGTTACAAACGGCCTCATTTCAGCAGTGTAGATACATTTCTAGGTAAAGCGAACTCCTTTGATATCACAGGCAAAAAACCGATCTCGTTGGTGCCCTGAGAATAAAACAAcatgcacttagggtggaaaaatgaaatgcacagatataggatgggggacacctggctgaacgaggctacatgtcaaagggatctaggagtctaagtcgaccacaaggtgaacatgagtcaacagtgcgatgtggcagctaaaaaggccaatgtgattttaggctgcatccatagaagtatagtgtctagaagggaagtaatagtgccactctattctgctctggtcaggccccacctagaatattgtgtccagttctgggtgccacaattcaaaaggacattgagaaactggagccatgtgtccaaaggagggcaaccaaaatggtgaagggtctggaaaccatgccctatgaggaaagacttagggagctggggatgtttagcctggagaagagaaggttaagaggtgatatgatagccctgtttaaatatttgaagtgatgtcatattgaggagggagcaggcttgttttcttctgctccagagaacaggacccagagcaatggatgcaagctgcaggaaaagagatttcatctcaacattagaacttcctgacagtaagggctgttagtggaacacactccttcctcggagtgtagtggagtctccttccctggaggtctttaaacagaggctggatggccatctgtcagggatgcttcctgcatagcagggggttggactggatcgtccttttggtctcttctaactctacgattctatgaacatCTAGACTCCTCGTTTATTATTTATTCGGGACAATGGTTCTCCAAATTCCTTTATTAGGACCAGGTAAAAGTTCCGCAAAAGTGTGCCCACCATGGAGTTTTCCTCAGCTGTTTATCAACCCAAGCTGTACCAAGAAACTGCAGAGGGAAGGGGCAGAGAAGGCCTGGGCTGTTCGGCTTCCCTAACAAGTTCCTGGTCTTGTGTATTTTACAACAGTTGTACAGTATAAGCATCTTTCTGTCACTTCTACTCAAAGAGGAGGCACAAGGAAGGTAAGGGAGGATGGAAATTACgtataatttttttgtgggtttttcaggctatgtggaagagtttattcctgacattttgcctgcatctatggctggtatcttcagaaaatggtggaatggaggtgtgtggggtatacactcatccttccatatttgtggctttgatatttgcggatttgattattcatggatttgattaatgcgttctctctaggaatatctaggtctgccattgcaactctatggtcaattttaactaaaagttgcactcgaagccctagagattccaagagagaatactctactaggctttTGTTCCTCCTCCAGGaaagttctatggtcagtgtctgttggatgttgaccacagagttgcactggaggtgtcctctcaggtaaaaacatggtgttttgtcttgtgcctctaaccctagcgaatatggagggacaagtgtatatactgatcactaattaaatagacacacctATCCTCcccccctgaggccttgccattcaccaacagaccaacacacacattcacatgtaaatcacttcttttcaatcaagggtcacacagtatatataccccactctcttccatgtcagcattctcagaagatgccagccacaaacgccagcaaaacatcaggaataaactcttccagataatctaaaaaacatttttaaaaaaccctatatggccagatagcctgaaaaacatttaaaaaaaaccaaccctagggatgccacccGTGAAAGCTGCTGACTTCACAGAGGAAGGAAACTGTTGTATCTGTAAATATGCCCATGATTTTAGACATAGAGTATTTACTGAGAGAAAACACACTCCAGGAACCAATGCCTACACCTTTTTTGAGAACATGATAAAGACTTATCAAATAACACAATCATTTGGGTGATTGCCTTTTCTCCTAGACAAGGCATCTGTATCATTTTGCCTTTATAAATATATGCCTAGGAGAGGCCCCTGGTTAAAACTTACCAGCTTGCCCATTTGCTTCCTTTTTATCGCCTAGCTAGAGACTTGACAAGATTAAAGTAAGCAGCAGGTAAAAGGCAACCCACCCCCAGGAAAGGCTAGCTTTCCCTACATATACTACCAGGGTGATCCAGGGGTCCTTCTTTTcaatttcagccttctgtccaggaggaattccaaaatgtcctccatttggagcatgatcCAGAGGCATGTATTTGTATTGATATGAgtctttttagcttttctttggacACGTGCCACCTTTTTATTgactgccctccattttgctgcaccttgtcctccttggcagttgGGAGGATATCGGGTCACCCTGTATATGACAACGTCTGAGCTTATCTCAGGGAACTGGCTTTTCCTGGATGCCGATTCATTCAAATGGTGTGCAGTTCTCGAAGCCTGACAAAGAGGAGCAGGGGAATGAATGAACATAAGAAGTGGTTGGGTTGCCAGGTTGATTATGTGCTGGTGGGGGTTgcgggccttcaagttgtttctgacttatgccaaccctaaggtgaccctatcatggggtttacttggcaagagttcttcagaggaggtttgccattgccttcccgaggctgagagagtgtgacttgcccaaggccatccagtgagtttcatggctgagctgggagaaGGAATTGTTCTTTGTCACACAATCGGCTAACAAGCAGTCAGCTACTGAAATTCCTTCTTGTTGTTGCATACctctaagtcattttttacttatggcacccttatcacagggttttcttggtgaatttcttcagaggggggttgccattgccatccttttaaaaatcttttaataattttttttatcttgtaagccaccttgggtcacttcctgggagaaaggcggcatagaaatgaaataaataatgatgatgatcatcatcatgtgaggctgagaaagtgtgactcgcccaaggtaaTNNNNNNNNNNCCAGTGGGCTTTTATGCTCCAATGGGGaatgaaaccctgatctccagtcatagtctcagggacgtagccaaggggggggggtttcttggggtccggatccccccttccattagaaaaatgaatggtgtgtgctgctgcgccaccgcacccaagcctcattgtaatggtggcacttagtctggaaccccccccccattcctaaaatcctagctacgtccctgatagtCTACACCACGCAGGCAACTATTAAAGGGAGAGGAGCcacctccagttttcactcttgggcaagtcacactctctcagcctcagatgaaatcCAAGGCATGCCCCtcccccttgaacaaatcttgccaagaaaaccctatgatgataatgataatgatgatgatgatgatgatgatgattttattttcttatatcctgcctttctcccaatatagggactcaagccGGCGGACAAGTATcaaacaacacaatttaaaaacaataccaaaatattaaaatgcataaatataaaattgaaaaacaatgaaacagttttaaggattaaaacagttataaattaaaatataatatattaaaatacaaagtgTTCAAGTGATAGGGTCGCcaaaagtcagaaaggacttcaaggcacacaacaacaaccacaacaacaacctcccCAGGCACTGACACACTTCCCCCAGGGGCTTTCGAAATCTCTAGGCACCaaggcaggggaaggaggaggagggagccctttCTGGATCTCCTTTCCCCCAGTTCCAGGAAGGGCTGCGGGTGTTCACTTTCAGTTTCGTTTGCcttggaaagagagagggaagccTGCTGCTGCCTTTGATGCTCTTCAGCAGGCTCCCTAACTGTGCTCCCTAAACGAGTCAAGCATCGCAGCTCTTGTCAGAGCTCTGAGTTCAGGTGAgacttttttcattttctcatttgTCTCAAACTGGGAATTGGCGCTGGGGTTCTATAGCTCTCTGGATGGCAGCATCTTCCTTGCCTTTGGCTGGCTTTGATGCTGCTGCCCTTGCTTCCTAACTTGGCTTagttcctgcagtgtggatacatcttaTCCCCATGGGGTTctctgacctttaaagccctacaaggtTTGGGACCAGGTTCCCTACAGGATGGCCTCCTTCCattattgcaatatgtttttagaattgttattgggtcccttcggggagaaaggcgagatagaaataaaataaaatattattttgtgggtttttcggactaagtggccatgttctagaagagtttattcctgacatttcaccagcatgaaagctttcaacttcacaaaataaaataaaataatccatccCATACACACAAGTCCAAGACACGCTGCagaaaccagtttgagaccgctttcctGGGagctgtactttattgtggcaccagagctctctcatatagaaggctaaatgtcttacagacACTAaagttcccaggactccctagcactgagccagggcagttaaagcggtctagaactggattatttctgcagtgtgttttggacctcaggtcctctggcaaaCATTTGCTCCATTTAGCCAGGACTATAAGttagcaactgtcagccagaggactttttctttagccttccctcatctgtggaatgacctgccagaagagatttgaatATGCTGTCCGTATTTAAAACAGCACTCAAGACAAGGCGtatccaaataatttttaaactgtgaattaaaatgctgaattttaaatgtagactggttaaaaatgtgtatgtcttactTGTTCTTTTatactgttgcatgttttaatgcggtttaactgatgttgttacttgttgatttgttgttgttccacaccttgatccacagggagaggtgggtaataataataataataataataacaatttaaataataacaactaatgaataataataataataataacaatgtctACAATCCATACTTTATCTTAGCATTCAAATCTGACTCATAACAAGAGGatgatcttattattattattattattattattattgggtcaTCCTCTTGTTATGGGTAAGAGTAGGTTTCAAATTCAAGCTGCAACCCAATCtagggctgcagaaataaa from Sceloporus undulatus isolate JIND9_A2432 ecotype Alabama chromosome 2, SceUnd_v1.1, whole genome shotgun sequence includes the following:
- the TCTA gene encoding T-cell leukemia translocation-altered gene protein; this encodes MMAAAEEASSPPPSSSSSPAGEWEAASRALRALTWLGQEFLSDWEAQDLRAALFQLLLLWLVVSLLGIQVAWRVYGNTVTGLYYRQGPGGQNGGTPDGSSHFSMWESSTNETMKTHRE